A single window of Oncorhynchus keta strain PuntledgeMale-10-30-2019 chromosome 34, Oket_V2, whole genome shotgun sequence DNA harbors:
- the rpe gene encoding ribulose-phosphate 3-epimerase produces the protein MSYSAKIGPSILSSDLACLGSECVRMMECGADYLHLDVMDGNFVPNITFGHPMVECLRNCVGPDPFFDMHMMVSRPEQWVKPMAAAGASQYTFHLETTTNAGNLIKEIRESGMKVGLAIKPGTTVEELAPWAGQIDMALVMTVEPGFGGQKFMEDMMPKVSWLRSQFPSLDIEVDGGVGPSTIHKCAEAGANMIVSGSAVVSSDDPRSVITMLRTAVSEAIQKRSLDR, from the exons ATGTCTTACAGCGCAAAGATAGGCCCGTCCATCCTCAGCAGTGACCTCGCATGCCTGGGCAGTGAATGCGTCCGAATGATGGAGTGCGGAGCTGACTACCTGCACCTCGACGTTATGGACGG TAATTTTGTCCCCAACATCACCTTTGGCCACCCGATGGTGGAGTGCCTAAGGAACTGCGTGGGGCCAGACCCTTTCTTTG ACATGCACATGATGGTGTCGAGGCCGGAGCAGTGGGTGAAACCCATGGCAGCAGCAGGAGCTAGTCAGTACACGTTCCACCTGGAGACCACTACTAATGCTGGAAACCTCATTAAGGAGATCAGAGAGAGTGGCATGAAG gtgggCCTGGCCATAAAGCCTGGGACCACAGTAGAGGAGTTGGCCCCATGGGCAGGACAGATTGACATGGCACTGGTCATGACTGTGGAGCCTGGCTTTGGAGGCCAGAAGTTCATGGAGGACATGATGCCCAAG GTTAGCTGGCTAAGGAGTCAGTTTCCCTCTCTGGACATTGAGGTGGACGGAGGAGTGGGTCCCTCTACCATCCACAAGTGTGCTGAG GCGGGTGCTAACATGATTGTGTCGGGCAGTGCGGTGGTGAGCAGCGACGACCCTCGCTCTGTCATCACAATGCTGAGGACTGCTGTCTCTGAGGCCATACAGAAACGCTCACTGGACCGTTGA